One window from the genome of Rhodopirellula halodulae encodes:
- a CDS encoding mannose-1-phosphate guanylyltransferase — protein sequence MLHAIIMAGGSGTRFWPASRKAKPKQLLSLAGDRTMIQATRDRLNAVIPAERTHVLTSVALVDPIAEQLPELRPETIVGEPCRRDTAPCVGLAAALVAHEDPDAVMLVCPSDHVILEHEKFAEGVQRGEAILKEHPGAIVTFGIKPSYPAESFGYIQRGEQLEGHEAYEVKTFREKPDAETAKRYLEEGTFSWNSGIFLWKAQTILDALKQHEPEMHAHIQAIADAIGTPEYDAVLQKEFAAIEGKSIDYAVMERHSPVVVIEAPFDWDDVGSWQAVSRLHPADEAGNAVVGTHVGVDSTGCIVHGEPGHTIATIDVHDLIVVQTPDATLVAPKSSEERVREIVAALQASGAEDRI from the coding sequence ATGCTTCACGCAATCATCATGGCTGGCGGTAGTGGCACTCGATTTTGGCCGGCTTCTCGCAAGGCGAAGCCAAAACAACTGTTGTCGTTGGCGGGTGACCGCACCATGATTCAGGCAACCCGTGATCGGTTGAATGCGGTGATCCCTGCGGAACGCACGCACGTGTTGACGTCGGTCGCTTTGGTCGATCCGATTGCGGAGCAGCTTCCTGAGTTGCGACCTGAGACGATCGTGGGGGAACCCTGTCGGCGAGACACCGCTCCTTGCGTGGGACTGGCTGCGGCTCTGGTCGCTCACGAAGACCCCGACGCGGTCATGCTGGTCTGTCCCTCCGATCATGTGATCCTGGAGCATGAAAAATTTGCCGAAGGCGTTCAGCGAGGTGAAGCCATTTTGAAGGAGCATCCAGGAGCAATCGTGACGTTCGGGATCAAGCCTTCTTATCCCGCCGAATCGTTTGGCTACATCCAACGCGGTGAGCAACTCGAAGGGCACGAGGCCTACGAGGTCAAAACGTTCCGCGAAAAACCAGATGCGGAAACGGCCAAGAGGTACTTGGAAGAGGGGACGTTCTCCTGGAACAGCGGCATCTTCTTGTGGAAGGCTCAGACGATCCTGGATGCGTTGAAGCAACACGAGCCAGAAATGCATGCTCATATCCAGGCCATCGCCGATGCGATTGGGACGCCGGAATACGACGCGGTGCTCCAAAAAGAATTCGCGGCAATCGAAGGCAAATCGATCGACTATGCGGTGATGGAACGTCACTCGCCGGTGGTCGTGATCGAAGCACCATTCGATTGGGATGATGTCGGCAGTTGGCAAGCCGTGTCGAGATTGCATCCTGCGGACGAGGCAGGCAATGCGGTCGTCGGGACGCACGTGGGCGTTGATTCAACCGGTTGCATCGTGCACGGCGAACCGGGCCACACGATCGCGACCATCGATGTTCATGATTTGATCGTCGTTCAGACGCCCGATGCGACGTTGGTGGCCCCAAAATCGTCTGAGGAACGGGTTCGGGAAATTGTCGCGGCGCTTCAGGCCAGCGGAGCCGAAGACCGAATCTGA
- the serA gene encoding phosphoglycerate dehydrogenase codes for MHRILVLDDIAQEGLDLLDATEGIEYEVRTKLKGEELRQSLNEFDAAILRSGVTITPESLEGNTRLRALVRAGVGTDNIDKPAATRRGIVVMNTPAGNTVSTAEHTFAMLLAMSRNIAVANQSLIEGRWDRKKFMGTQVAGKTLGIVGMGRIGREVASRAQAFDMEVVAYDPFLTDDQAESLKVRRVATVDDMLPQIDYLTVHTPLTPETKGLIGMSQLEKVKPGLRIINVARGGIYDAEAMVEGLKTGKLGGVALDVYENEPCTDSPLFGMPGVVCTPHLGASTEEAQTQVAVEGIHLLLNYLRTGEIRHSVNVASLDPKTLAELRGHLNVAHRLGLFLSQLHGGGIDQARLTFRGEVSGKDTRVLHNAFCAGLLERVVEDANVINSEMLLRERGIELTCETSGDKGAFTSSIMAEVSGNGKTVQAGAAILGHDMPRLIVVNGYRLESFLDGKLLVFAHKDVPGIIGQVGTTFGSHGVNIAQMAVGREGNAPGGAAIGVLSLDGEVPAAAMDALRAIDAVIDCQIIDMPAAGELPSWLS; via the coding sequence ATGCATCGCATTCTCGTCCTGGATGACATCGCCCAAGAAGGCCTCGATTTGCTGGATGCCACCGAAGGCATCGAATACGAAGTTCGCACCAAACTCAAAGGTGAAGAACTCCGTCAATCACTCAACGAATTCGACGCGGCGATCCTTCGCAGTGGTGTGACTATCACCCCAGAATCGCTGGAAGGCAACACTCGTCTTCGCGCCTTGGTGCGTGCCGGTGTCGGAACGGACAACATCGACAAACCTGCCGCCACGCGACGCGGGATTGTCGTGATGAACACGCCCGCGGGCAACACGGTCAGCACCGCGGAACACACGTTTGCCATGCTGCTCGCCATGAGCCGCAACATCGCCGTTGCCAACCAAAGCCTGATCGAAGGCCGTTGGGACCGCAAAAAATTCATGGGTACGCAGGTCGCCGGAAAAACCCTCGGCATCGTTGGCATGGGACGCATCGGTCGCGAAGTCGCTTCGCGTGCTCAAGCCTTCGACATGGAAGTGGTCGCCTACGATCCATTCCTGACCGACGATCAAGCGGAATCGCTGAAGGTTCGGCGTGTCGCCACGGTCGATGACATGCTGCCACAAATTGACTACCTGACCGTCCACACGCCGTTGACGCCTGAAACCAAAGGCTTGATTGGCATGTCGCAATTAGAAAAGGTCAAGCCGGGTCTGCGGATCATCAATGTTGCTCGCGGTGGCATCTATGACGCCGAAGCCATGGTGGAAGGCCTGAAAACGGGCAAGCTGGGCGGCGTTGCTCTGGACGTTTATGAGAACGAACCTTGCACGGACAGCCCGCTGTTCGGAATGCCCGGTGTTGTTTGCACGCCTCACTTGGGAGCCAGCACCGAGGAAGCTCAAACCCAGGTTGCGGTGGAAGGCATACATCTGCTGTTGAACTACCTGCGAACGGGTGAAATCCGCCACAGCGTCAACGTCGCCTCCCTTGATCCAAAGACGTTGGCAGAACTGCGTGGTCACCTAAACGTCGCACATCGCCTGGGCTTGTTCCTCAGCCAACTGCACGGCGGCGGAATCGACCAAGCTCGCCTGACATTCCGTGGAGAAGTCTCCGGGAAAGACACCCGAGTCTTGCACAACGCATTCTGTGCCGGATTGCTGGAACGCGTCGTCGAAGATGCCAACGTGATCAATTCCGAGATGCTTCTTCGCGAACGCGGAATTGAATTGACCTGCGAGACCTCCGGCGACAAAGGTGCTTTCACAAGCAGCATCATGGCGGAAGTCAGCGGCAACGGAAAAACGGTTCAAGCGGGTGCCGCCATCCTTGGCCACGACATGCCTCGTTTGATCGTTGTGAATGGCTATCGTCTGGAATCCTTCCTGGACGGCAAGTTGCTGGTCTTCGCCCACAAAGATGTCCCGGGCATCATCGGTCAAGTCGGCACGACCTTCGGCAGCCACGGCGTGAACATCGCTCAGATGGCTGTCGGTCGCGAAGGCAACGCTCCCGGCGGAGCGGCGATCGGTGTTCTCAGCCTCGATGGCGAAGTGCCAGCCGCCGCGATGGATGCGTTGCGTGCGATCGACGCGGTCATCGATTGCCAAATCATCGACATGCCCGCTGCTGGCGAATTGCCAAGCTGGTTGAGCTAG
- a CDS encoding HEAT repeat domain-containing protein gives MLSTLRNQLRRPLVLVGLGVVLLISGAVAADYFTGLPKDAVATFVGRESCVECHKDESHSFAGSHHDLAMDIATDDTVLGDFNDVVFEHDGLQNRLFRDGERFMIHTEGPDGKMQDFEVKYVFGVDPLQQYMVEFDRDPDANENEIGRLQVLRISWDTHRKEWFYLRPPDVPEKLEPDDPLHWTGVAQRWQTMCADCHSTNLKTNHDVKTLTYHTTFSEIDVSCEACHGPASLHVEMARGNSLFWDRHHGYGLAKLKGSDPTGQLEACAPCHSRRSVLDPDYQAGDAFCSHFNLELLRGDTYHDDGQIKDEVYVFGSFVQSKMYHKGIRCTDCHDPHSLELKHPGNETCTSCHQHSAGKYDVPSHHHHAVGSEGAKCVNCHMPHTTYMDVDPRRDHSLRVPRPDLSVSIGTPNACSGCHVKDQLESLPAEKRDSLTLYQDWLLAASQGDEEVAEAIAKTDQWCNEACDRWYGANRQTPAHYGEILSGLRSGDSKAISRALRYVTQPPEIAPVLARATALDELMRSGRAREAISAAKTVLKDANEHPILRSTAARVLGNTNPSDAVKVLLPLLDDPSRLVQSEAIKALVSSGGYQTLSGTRRKKADLAIDEIEKELMVASDRAGAHMAWASLSEQRGDFVEAAKAYENAMRVQPEMSGPRTNFAAMLDQLVNAASQSGDARSAIVKLFGDTGTLTEVATRASEKAKKLRRDELPLLGRDAKLAADNAEVQYRYGLALYLSGDLPAAEKQLQRAAELAPDVEIFSTALQLLRDRMKSSEL, from the coding sequence ATGCTCTCTACCCTGCGAAATCAGCTCAGACGGCCGTTGGTGTTGGTCGGGCTCGGGGTGGTGCTGCTGATTTCAGGTGCCGTTGCAGCCGACTATTTCACCGGTTTGCCGAAGGACGCCGTCGCGACGTTTGTGGGACGGGAATCGTGTGTCGAGTGCCACAAGGACGAGTCGCATTCATTCGCTGGCTCGCACCACGATCTGGCGATGGACATCGCGACCGACGACACGGTCTTGGGCGACTTCAACGATGTGGTGTTCGAACACGACGGGCTGCAGAACCGACTGTTCCGAGACGGTGAGCGGTTCATGATTCACACCGAGGGGCCTGATGGAAAGATGCAGGACTTCGAAGTGAAGTACGTATTCGGCGTGGATCCGCTGCAGCAGTACATGGTCGAGTTTGATCGGGATCCGGATGCGAATGAAAACGAGATCGGGCGGTTGCAAGTTCTGCGAATCAGTTGGGACACGCATCGAAAAGAATGGTTTTATCTGAGACCACCGGATGTGCCGGAGAAGCTAGAACCTGATGATCCGCTGCACTGGACCGGAGTCGCGCAGCGTTGGCAAACCATGTGTGCGGATTGTCACTCGACCAATCTTAAAACGAACCACGATGTCAAAACGTTGACTTATCACACAACGTTTTCCGAAATTGACGTCAGTTGTGAAGCATGCCATGGTCCCGCCAGCTTGCATGTTGAAATGGCGCGAGGAAATTCACTCTTTTGGGATCGCCACCACGGGTATGGATTGGCGAAGCTAAAAGGAAGCGATCCGACCGGGCAATTGGAAGCGTGTGCTCCTTGTCACAGCCGCCGTAGCGTTTTGGATCCCGACTATCAGGCAGGCGATGCGTTTTGCAGTCACTTCAACTTGGAATTGTTGCGTGGCGATACGTATCACGACGATGGACAAATTAAAGACGAGGTGTATGTCTTTGGGTCGTTTGTGCAAAGCAAGATGTATCACAAGGGAATCCGTTGTACGGATTGCCATGATCCTCACTCGTTGGAACTGAAGCACCCGGGCAACGAGACTTGCACGTCTTGCCATCAGCACTCCGCGGGGAAATACGATGTGCCATCACACCACCATCATGCGGTGGGTTCCGAAGGGGCGAAGTGTGTGAACTGCCATATGCCACACACGACGTACATGGATGTGGATCCGCGGCGTGATCACAGTCTGCGGGTTCCTCGGCCGGATTTATCTGTGTCGATCGGAACGCCGAACGCGTGCAGTGGTTGTCATGTGAAAGACCAATTGGAAAGCCTTCCAGCAGAGAAACGTGATTCTCTGACGCTGTATCAGGATTGGTTGTTGGCTGCTTCGCAGGGCGACGAAGAGGTTGCCGAGGCCATCGCGAAAACAGACCAATGGTGCAATGAAGCTTGCGATCGTTGGTACGGTGCGAATCGTCAAACGCCAGCGCACTACGGCGAGATTTTGTCCGGGTTACGGAGTGGCGACTCAAAAGCAATTTCGCGTGCTCTGCGGTACGTAACCCAGCCGCCCGAGATCGCACCAGTGCTCGCGAGAGCCACGGCCCTGGACGAATTGATGCGATCGGGGCGTGCCCGAGAGGCAATTTCCGCAGCCAAGACCGTTCTCAAAGACGCAAATGAGCATCCGATTTTGCGATCGACCGCTGCACGAGTTTTGGGGAACACGAATCCGTCGGATGCGGTGAAGGTCTTGTTGCCTCTGCTGGATGATCCTTCGCGGTTGGTGCAGAGCGAAGCGATCAAAGCGTTGGTCTCCTCCGGTGGTTATCAAACGCTATCGGGGACGCGGAGAAAGAAGGCTGACTTGGCGATCGATGAGATCGAAAAGGAACTGATGGTGGCTTCGGACCGCGCTGGAGCTCACATGGCTTGGGCGTCATTGAGCGAGCAACGTGGGGACTTTGTTGAAGCCGCGAAGGCTTATGAGAACGCCATGCGAGTCCAGCCCGAGATGTCTGGGCCTCGAACCAACTTTGCCGCCATGTTGGATCAACTGGTCAATGCCGCGTCTCAGTCAGGAGATGCCCGATCGGCGATCGTGAAGCTGTTTGGTGACACCGGAACGCTAACCGAGGTGGCGACGCGTGCCAGTGAGAAAGCCAAGAAGTTGCGTCGAGACGAATTACCGCTGCTTGGACGCGACGCGAAGCTGGCCGCAGACAATGCCGAAGTGCAATACCGTTACGGGTTAGCGCTGTATTTATCCGGTGATTTGCCAGCTGCCGAAAAGCAACTACAACGTGCAGCTGAATTGGCTCCCGACGTGGAGATCTTTTCAACAGCACTTCAGTTGTTGAGAGATCGAATGAAATCGTCTGAGCTGTGA